From the Plectropomus leopardus isolate mb unplaced genomic scaffold, YSFRI_Pleo_2.0 unplaced_scaffold4407, whole genome shotgun sequence genome, the window ACGCCGCCGTCGCCACCGCCCTGCCCCCGCTGACGGGCACCATCCCCGGGCCGCTGCCCATGCCTCTGCCCAGGATCATCGAGAGGGACCTGGCCCAGTCTCGGCTGGACGATACAGACGACTACATCCAGCAGGAGATCCCGTATCCTCGGCAGTACAGAGAGAACTCGGTGCCCACGGTGACGTTCAGCCAGCAGCTGCACCGCAAGAAGAGAGCCAAGATCAACAGCCGCGAGAGGAAGGCCATGAAGGTGCTTCCCGTCGTCGTAGGTGAGTGTTCACGTTCTCCTCAGCTCATCAGACTCATACGGTTAAAGAGCCACAACagtatttttatgcctctgcgctgTCGATAGACGAGGCCGGAGGCATCGTGTTTCTGGGTTGTCCGTCCGttatatctcaaaaacaccttagGAACTTCCTTCAAAGTAGGCACAAACACTCACGTGAACTCATGAGGAGCCGTCATCTCGGgaagatgggaaaaaaattacaaaatgtacGGCAgaccaaaccaaaccaagtCAAGCCAAACCAAACCA encodes:
- the LOC121939267 gene encoding D(4) dopamine receptor-like; translated protein: FIAVSIPLNYNRKHVDYRQLVLLSATWLLALAVASPVIFGINNVPDRDPSECKLEDNNYVVYSSVCSFFIPCPIMVLLYVGVFRGLRHWEETRKLKLRSSIEACRKLQHAAVATALPPLTGTIPGPLPMPLPRIIERDLAQSRLDDTDDYIQQEIPYPRQYRENSVPTVTFSQQLHRKKRAKINSRERKAMKVLPVVVGECSRSPQLIRLIRLKSHNSIFMPLRCR